The Natronosporangium hydrolyticum nucleotide sequence ACCGACCCGGGACAGCTCGCCGCCGCCGGCGAGCAGTCGGGCGGGGACCTGACCCGGATATCGCCCGAGAGCCTCGCGCTCGCGGCCGAGCAGACGCGGGAGCTGCGCGACCACCCCGCCCGGCTGAGGTACGCGGTGACCGCGTTCGCGTCGGCCGCCGCCTCGATGTTCGTGTCCCGGCGCCGGGCGCTGGCCGCGATCGACCAGGTGGCCGCGCCGGTGCTGCTGGTCTGGGGCGACCAGGACCGGCTGGTGACCCGCCCGGTCATCGACCACGCGATGGCGCGGCGACCCGACTGGCGGCTGCATGTGCTGGAGTCGGCCGGACACACCGTACCGCTGGAGCTGCCCGACGCGTACGTGGAAGCGGTGCGCGGTTGGCTGTCGCCGCCTGCCCCGGCGGGCCGGAGCTACGATGTGGACTAACTCGAGGCCAACCGCATCACCAGCCCCGGTCTTCATCAGCTGCCGCGCGGGGTGACGGGCATGACCAGCAGATGCAGCAACCGGTCGACCTCCACGCCCGGGTCGGTGGTGAGCCCGGTGTGCACCGGGCCAGCCTGCACCACGGTGCTGCGTGGGGCGGTCAGCCATCGGAATCGTTCGCCCATGGCCTGGCGCGCGGCGGGACCGGCGGCTGGTGCGGCGGAGCAGATGTCGGCGACCGATTGCAGGGCCCGCGCGATGGCGGCCGGGTCCGCGGTGGGGTCCAGCGCGCGAAGTCGGTCCGGGTCCAGGTGGATGCGCGTATCGAGGTAGTCGAGGGCTCGGCAGTAAACCAGCACGCCGACGTTGAGGGTCTCGCCGCGCTCCGGGCGGGGCACCGCCCGGAGCACCGCGTACTCGAACGGATGCCGTTGCGGGCTCACCAATCCACCTTCCCCGTCAGCCAGCTCGGACGGTTCTGCGCCGGCCGGGTGGTGCGGTCCCGGTCGGCACCTGTGGCCGCCGCGGCTGCCACCAGGCCCGGTAGCCAGGCTGCCCGCTGTTCCAGACGCCCGGCCAACTGGTCGACGTAGGCGCGGCGTACCTGGTCCGGGTCGGCGAAACCTGGTTCGTCGGCCAGCCACACGTCCGGCACGTGCGCCACGGCCTCCTGCAGCAACTCTCGGGTGACCTGCGGGGCCAGGTCAGCGTCGGCCGCCTCGACTCGTGGGTCGAACTCGATCAACACGTGGTCGCGGGCGTCATAGGCGCGGGCCGCCGCCGCGGGGGCGCCGGGCCAGTGATGGTGGAAGGTCAGGGTGGCGCCATGGTCGATCAGGTAGACCTGCCCGTGCCAGTACAGCATGTTGGGGTTGCGCCAGGTCCGGTCGACGTTGCCGACCAGCGCGTCGAACCACAGAACCTGCCCCGCCAGACTCGGGTCCATCGGGAAGGCGGCGGGGTCGAAGTCGAGGGCGCCGGGCAGGTAGTCACACCCGAGGTTAAGCCCACCGCTGGCGCGCAACAGGTCCTGCACCTCCGGGTCAGGCTCACCGCGCGCCAGTATCGGGTCGACCTCGACAGCCACCAGGTCCGGCACCGGCAATCCCAGCAGCTGGGCCAGGCAGCCGCTGATCACCTCGGCGACCAACGTCTTGCGGCCCTGACCGGCTCCGTGGAACTTCACCACATAGCTGCCCAGGTCCACTGCCTCCATCAACCCCGGCAGGGAGCCACCCTCGCGGAACGGGGTCACGTATCGGGCAGCGGTGGTGGTGCGCAGCATGATCACCGAGTCTACGCAACTACTGGGACGTCCGTAGAGCGCGCCGGCCGCCTTTTGTCGGAGAGACACCCCGACCGCCTGCTCGCAGGCGTCGTCGAGCGGTCAGGTCTCGGCGAAGTCGTGCAGCACCTTAATCGGCGACTCTAGGGGTAGGAGCGCAATCCGGCGGTTGGTTTTGTCATCGGCGCGACGCGTACAGGTTCAGTGGGTGCGTGGGAAGGCGAGGACCTCTGCGCGGTGTCCGTCGCTGGCGAGCTCGTGGTCGCAGGTGTAGAGCGGTGCGTCGAGTGCCTCGGCCAGCGCCAGGTAGCGGGCGTCGGCCATTTCGCGGAGGCGCCGACCGACTCGCCCGATCGGTCGCGTAATCCGCTTCCTCACCCGGCTACTTCCTCACCCGGCTACCAAGTGCATCAGCCCGGGCCAGGGCAGCTGCTGCTCCAGGGTTCGGCGGAGCTTTGCGGATCCGCAACTTTCCTTGCACCTTTCGCGCGTCAGTCGGGAGGCTGTCCGTAGCGGTGATCGGCGGATTCGGGCTGTACCGCACACCGCAGAGTTGCTGGCGTTCGTCGAAGGAGGAGACCAATGAATGGATGGCAGGGCCCGCAGTTGGACGCCGGCCCCCAGTCTTTCTGGGAGAAGCTGCACCGCAACCTGACCGCCACGGCCAGACCGCCCAACCCGCGACTCGTCGAGATCGCCGAATCGCTAAGCCCTGGCGTGGCCCTGGACCTGGGGTGCGGCGGAGGCGGGGACGCCATCTGGTTGGCCGGGCGCGGCTGGCGGGTGACCGCCGTGGACATCTCCGGTACGGCGGTGGCCCGCGTCGAGGCGAAAGCCGGCGAACTCGGCCTCGGCGACCAGGTCACCGGCGAACGGCACGATCTGGCGCACAGCTTCCCGACCGGCACGTTCGACCTGGTCAACGCACAGTACTTCCACACGCCGTTCGCGCTGGACCGCGGCCGGGTGCTGGCTAGCGCCGCGCGGGCCCTGCGGCCCGGCGGGCTGCTGCTAGTCGTCGACCACGGCTCCAAGGCCCCCTGGTCGTGGAACCAGGACCCGGACGCCCACTACCCCACGCCCGACGAGGTCGCTACCGGGCTCGACCTCGAACCCGGGCAATGGCAGGTGCTGCGTGCCGACATGCCGCAGCGCCTCGCGACCGGACCCGGCGGTCAACGCGCCACCGTCACCGACAACCTCCTGCTCATCCAACGCCGCGAGGACCCTGCGGCGAGTCGGCCCGACGGGGGTGACCTATCGGCCTGACTGGCAAGGGCTCGACTGATGGGTGGGACAATACGCATTGGTCAGCGAGGACGAGCTGGTTGGTGCGCACGTGGTCGCCTGCGTCAACCGCGGCGAACCGCAGCTGGGTCCCTATCTCTCGCAAGCTTTGGTACTGGGGGCCCGGCATCCGGACAGTCCGCGGCCTCTCGATCGCCGGCGTGGGCGGATGACCTTCACATACCCCGGCTATCGGTCTTCCTATGTCGGAAACGACACCTGTACCCGCAGACCGTCAGGTTCGTTCGCGGCGGCGGCGATGACGCCGTCGTGCGCCCGGGTGATCGAGCGGGCGATCGCGAGGCCCAGCCCGGCCCCACCACTGTGATCGATGCGGGCGCCGGACCGCCGCCGGAACGGCTCGAACAGGCCGGGCACGTCCTCCGAGGGAATATCGTCGCCGGTGTTTGTCACCACAAGCGCCGGGGCTTCTCCCACCTCCACCGCTATCGTCCCACCGGGACGGTTGTACTTGAGCGCGTTCTGCACGAGGTTCGTGACCAGCCGCTCCAGCAAGACCTGCTCGCCTTCGACCACCCGGGGCCGGAGCCGACTGGTGATCGTGACCCCGGCGGCGGCCGCCCGCTCCCGGTGGGCGTCGAGCACCTCGGCGACGATCCGGTCGAGCCGCTGCGGTGACCGGGTGACCAGGCCCCGGTCGCTCTCGGCGAGCACCAGCAGCCCTTCGATCAGCCGCTCGTTGCGTTCGTTCGTCGCCAGCAGCTGGGCGCTCAACAGCGCGCGCTGGTCGGCGGTGAGCGGACCGGCCATGCCGACCTCGATAAGCGTCCGCTGGACCGCCAGCGGCGTACGCAGCTCGTGGGAGGCGTCCGCGGCGAACCGGCGCTGCGCTTCGTAGCCGACCGCCACCCGGTCCATCATCGCGTCGATCGCCCGGCCGAGCTCGGCCAGTTCCTCCCGGCTGGAGCCGGGACGGAGCCGGTAACCGAGGTTCTGCGGTCCGAGGTTTCCGATGTCGTCGGCCAGGTCGAGAATCGGCCGCAGGCACCACCGCACCGCCGGGTAGGCCGCGGCAAGCAAGAACGCCAGCAGCACGCCGCCGACGAGTGTCAGGATCAGCGAGGTCCGCCCAAGGATCTCGTCGCAGAAGAACGAGCCGTCCTCCGCCGGCGCGAACTCCCCGTACCAGCGACACTCAGGTCCCCACCGCCATGCCAGCGCGACGATCGACTCGGCGAGCCGCGGCACCACCTGGCTCAGGACCAGCAGGACCGCGCACAGCAGCAGGACCCGCCGGACCAGCGCGCGGCGGTTCATGCGCCGGACGCCCCGAGCGTGCCGGACGCCCCGAGCCGGTAGCCGGCCCGCGGCACGGTATGGATCACCTCTGGCTCACCCAACTTGCGGCGCAGCGTCATCACCGTCATCCGGACCGAATTGGTGAACGGGTCGGCGTGCTCGTCCCAGGCCTGTTCCAGCAGGTCCTCGGCGCTCACCACCACCCCGCCGGCCCGCAGCAGAATCCGCAGCACCGCGAACTCCTTCGGCGACAGTGAGAGCAGCTGACCGTCCCGGGTCACGGTGTGCCGCGCCTCGTCCAGCACGATCCCGTCCCGCTCCAGCACCGGCGGCAGGGCCGCCGCCGCCCGCCGGTGCAGCGCCTGTACCCGGGCGACCAGCTCGGCGAAGGCGAACGGCTTGGTCAGGTAGTCGTCCGCCCCGAGCCCGAGGCCCTCCACCCGGTCCCGGATGCCGGCCGCCGCGGTCAGCAGCAGCACCCTGGTCGCGGCGCCGGAGTCGACGATCCGGCGGCACACCGCGTCGCCGGTCTGTCCGGGCATGTCCCGGTCGATGACCGCAACGTCGTACCGGTTGACCCCGAGCCGTTCCAGCGCGGCCTCGCCGTCGTACACCACGTCGACGGCCATGGACAGTCCCCGTAGCCCTTCCGCCACGGTGTCGGCGAGCAGCCGCTCGTCGTCAGCCACCAGCACCCGCACGCGCCCCTCCGTCTCCGCCACCCACAGACTCCCACAGCCCGGATAAAGGCGAGATAAGGACGGCGCTGACGCTGCGCCGACCGCCCGGTGGCCACCATCAGCGCATGCTGAGATCGGTCCGGAACGCGTGCGTCGTGCTACTGCTGGCAACGGCGCTGGTACCCGTCGGAGCGCAGGAGGCGGCGGCGATCGCGTACGGCGAGGACGCGCCCGAGGGTGCCTACTCGTACGCGGTGCTGCTCACCATGACCGACCTGCCCGCCGCCGACGGCGGCAGCCGGGACAGCTCCTGCTCCGGCGCGCTTGTCGCCCCCCGCTGGGTGATCACCGCCGGCCACTGCTTCCGGGACGCCGACGGCGTGCGGGTGAGCGCGACCGTCGCCGGCCGGACCACGGCCACCATCGGGCGCACCGACCTCAGCGGCGACGCCGGGCGCGAGGTCGAGGTGGTCGGGGTACGCCAGGGCGACGAGGCGAGCGACGTCGCGCTGGCGGAACTCGCCGAGGCGGTCACCGACATCGCGCCGCTCCAAATCGGCACCACCGCCCCGGCCGCGGGCGAGACCCTGCGACTGACCGGGTACGGATTGGTGGTCGACGACGCCGGCACCAGGTCCCCGACCTGGTTGCAGACCGGCCAGTTCACGGTCCAGGCGGTCGGCGACACCGTCATCGAGACCGCCGGCGTGGCCCCGCGGGCGGAGACCAGCCCTTGCCCGCACGACTCCGGCGGGCCGTACGTGCGGGAGCTGCCGAACGGGTCGGCCGAACTGGTGGCCGTCGTCAGCAGCGGGCCCGGCTGCCCCCACGCGGGCTGGGACTTCAGCGCCCGGGTCGACACCCTGCGCCCCTGGATCGACGACGTCCTAGCCGGGGCCGAGGTGAACGACGACCTCGTCCTGGAAAGCAGCATGCTGCTGCTGGCGGCCGGCGCGGCGCTGTCGCTGCTCTTGCTGCTGGCGACCCGGCGCCGCCGGCAACGGACTTCCGCCGACCGCCAGGACCAACAGCGGCAGGATCAGGCTGGAGGTGCGCGACCCGAGCGAGTCGGCGGCTCCGACCAACCAGAACAGTCGAAAGTCCCGGGATCTTCCATCCACACTCGCCCCTCTCGATCATCGCTCTTGCCGCCCGGCGTACACCGGGTGAAGCAATTTGTCGGGACCGGCGCTGGAGGAGCGGCTGGTGCGCCAGTTGGACGCAGGGCTGGACTGGCGGGTGGAGCGGGAGCGGCCGGTCCGCTGGCGGGTCGACTAGGGACAAGGCAGTGTGGATGATCTAGCACGCTCTGCCGACAGTGGATCCGTCGAGTACGCTGGGCCTGTCTGTGCGGTCTCGACGGCCGAACGCTCCCGAGAGGAGTCTGATATGCCCGATATTCAGGAGCAAACGGAGCAGGCCGACGAGCGACAACGGTGGCGTGCCGGGCTGTCCGACGAGCTGGCTTTCTGGCAGTCAGCGCTGCGGGGAGAGACCGAGTATCTCAGGAGCCGGTTGACGCAGATGCTCTCTCCCGAGGGAAGGCGCGCCAAGTTTCCGGTGCGGCTCTTGGCCCACCTGCGGCAGTTTGCCGAGCAGACGGGCCGCCCCGCACTCATCCTCGACGCCGGGGCCGGTCCGTTCTCTACTCTGGCCTGGGCGAGCGAGCAGCGGTTGGCGGAGGTTGTCGCGGTCGATCCGCTCGCCGAGGCTTATGCGCAGATGCTCGCGGAGTATGGCTACGAGTATCCTGTCATTGCCCGGACCGGCTCCGGGGAGCAGCTGTGCGACCTGTTCCCGGAGGCACACTTCGATGTGGTGTACAGCCGGAACGCCCTCGACGAATGCGTGTCGCCCCACGAGATGCTCCGCCAGCTGGTGCGCGTCCTTCGTGGCGGCGGGCTGCTGTTTCTCGAAGGCACGGTCGCGGAAGGGACGCGCCAGGGCTGGGTCGGCCTCCACCAGCATGACCTCGTACCGGTCGAAGACGACTTCCTGCACCGCGGCCCGAACATCGCCGCCTCCAGCCTCATCCGAGGGCTGCCACTGCGCCGGATCTTCGGCGGCACCGGCGAGGACGGTGCCGTAGTAGCGACCAGCTGGCGGGACAGTGACTGGTATGTTCTGATTTACGAGAAGTGCTGCGACTCCGCCGGACCGGGCGCGGAGGTAGCGCTGGCGCGCACCGGCAAAGCCTAGGAGCCAGGTCATGCCTGGTGACCATACCCTCGGGACCCATCGCCTCCACTCGATTCACCCGCCCGAGGAGGACCGCAATCACGAAGAACCTCACCGCGCTGGCCACGCGGCGCGCCAACATACCGGGGCGGAGGACGACGGGCTCCCTCGTGGGCGTAAGTCGCGCACGATCAGGTGTGATACGAAGTGCCGGCCCGATGCCCGCCGGTTGTACTGCGTCGGAGACAATCGGGGTCATGGTTCGGCAAAGAGGCTACTGGCGGGAGTCCGACGGGAGCCCGGTGACGGCACCGAAGTCGTGGGAGATCTGGGCTGGTCACGCCTACGAGCTGCTGACCACGGTGGCGCGGCGATACCATGCGATCATTACCTACGGCGAAGTCGGGGAGAAGGTCCAGGCAGCCTCCGGCGTCCGCACATCGGCGCTGCTGCACAACTGGATTGGACCTGTACTGGGCAAGGTGGTCCACGAGGCACACCGGCGGGGAGATCCACCACTGACGGCGCTGGTGGTCCACGCGGGTGACGGCATGGTGGGAGTGGGCTACGAAGAGGTCCTGAAAGTCGAAGGGCTACCCTCCATAGTCGACGAGATGGAACGGGAGCAGCACGCAGCAGCTGCTCGGCTCCGGTGTTACCGTCACTTTGGAGCGGAGATCCCACCGGACGGCGGCACCCCGGCGCTCGCACCCAAGCTTGAGGCGACCCGGGAGCGCCGCCGCCGGAACCAGGAGCCTTCACCGCGACCCTTATGTCCTAGTTGCTTCCTCCAACTTCCGGCAACGGGCTGGTGTGACAACTGCGGTGCATGATCACTGACCACCGGCCCACCGAAAGCGACCGCGCCACCGCCGCGACAGTCTCGTCGTCGCAGTCGACTCGGCTGGTGGCCCATGCCCGCGCCCGCTGGGCGGGGACCGCCGCGCGGCGCGGCCATCGGGTTGCGTTCGGTCCACGCTTGGCCGTGCAGTCGGGGAGGGCAGCGCCAGATCCGTTTCGACCAGGTGAGCACCGCGTCCGGGTACCCCGCCCGTCGGATCGGACGGCGGAGCACAAATGGCAGAAGCGCGACAGGGGGAGCTCACTGCTAGTGATCGATGATACTCTGTGCGCGATATTCGGCCCGGACATTCCTTATGGGGGTGCGCAGTGCCGGACTGGCGTGACGAAGTCTGTGGGGCGGTCGAGCGTTGGATCGAGGTCGTCGGCGGCAGGGGTGCCGCCGAGCGAGGTGAACGACCAAGGCTGAAAGTCATTGGTCGGGCCCGTCGCGAGTCCGGGTCGGGGTGGTACGCAGTGGATGTCCGCGATCAGCGGATCGACTCCGACCAGATCGACGACCTGCGTCTGGCCGGCGGCTCGCAGCCAGGTCCCGGGGAGGGGTTTTCGCCGCTGGAGGTGGTCCAGGACGGCCGCCTGCTGCGGGTACGGGTGGCGGAGTTTGTCGACCTGCCCGAGGCGCACCTGTGGCAGAGCCGCCGTCCAGAGAGTTTCCTGGTCACCCAGCTGCGCGACGGGATACGTGCCGTGGGCGACTCGGGTTTGGCCCACGAGCTGGCGGCCGGACGGTTGACCCCGCGACCACGGACGATCCGGTCGGTGCCCAGGCTCTCACCCGTGCAGTGCGAGGCATTCACCTCGTGCCTGACCCCTGGGGTACGGCTGGTGTGGGGGCCGCCGGGTACCGGCAAGACCCATGTCCTCAGCGAGGCCATCAACGCCCTCGCCGAGGCCGGGAAACGGGTCCTGCTCGTCTCGGCCACCAACATCGCCGTCGACAATGCCCTGGCCGGGGTGCTGCGCCAGCGCAGCCAGGCACCGGGTGACCTGGTGCGGGTCGGTACCCCGCAGTTGGCGGAGATAGCCAGCGACCCGCTGGTGTCGTTGACCCACCTCGTGCGTGACCGGCTCGCCGAGGTCGACCGGCGCCGCGAGGAGCTTAGCCGGCAGCTGGTGGCGCTGCGGGAGGACGGTGACCGACTGGCCGCCGAGGAGGAGGCGCTCGCCGGGTTCGACCCGCAGGCCGACGCCCGCGCCCGGGCCCTGATCGCGGCGACCGACCGGATTCCCGGGCTCGCCGCCCAAGCCCATACGGCCGCCGGCCAGCGCGACGCCTGCCGGCAGGCGCTACGCCAATCGGAGGTTGTGCTCTTCGGGGCGCAGGCAGCTCTCGCCCAGACCGACGACAGCCGTGCCGCGCTGGCCAGCATCGCCGAGCTGCAACGTCAGGTCGCCGAGGCGCAGCAGGCCGCGGACCGGGTCGCGGTGCAGGCGTTGACCGCCAACGATGAGGCGGTCCGGCTGGAGGGCGCGGTTCGCGAACTACGTGCCGGTTCCCGCCTGGCCCGCTGGCGGAACCGCCACACGATCGCCCGGATGGAGGCCGCCGCTCGGGATCAGCGGGAGGTTGCTGGCCGGGCCGAGCGCACCGCCCAGGAGCGTCGCGGGTTGCTGGCACGCTTCCGAGGCGATACTGCGGACCAGGTCGCCACCCTGCGGACCCGGGTCGTGTTCACAGCGGCACAGATCGACCGGCGGCTAACCGCAGTGGAGGATGCCCGCCGGGCCCGCGCGACGGCAGCGCAGCAGGCCGCCGAGGCCGACGCCTGCCACCAAGATCTGCACGAGACACTGGTCGCTGCGGAGGCTGGCCCGCAGGCCAGCGAGTCGGACCGGGCCGCGGTCCGGCACGCCGACGAGGCCGATCTGCCAGGCCGGTACCAGCGGATGCTGCGGCTGCGGGAGCAGGTCGCCGCCTCAGCCCCGCGCCGGGTATCGCTGGAGCAGGAGTACGCGAAGGCGCAGGAGGAGTTCGACAGGTTGCGCCGCAACGCCGAGCGCACGGTCATCTCCGAGGCGAAGGTGGTCGCCACGACCCTGGCCCGGATGCGGCTGAGCAAGGTCGTGCTCGATGGGCCGTACGACGTGGTCCTGGTCGACGAGGTCGGCGCTGCGACGGTCCCGGAGGTGCTGCTGGCGGTGTCGCGGGCCGGGACCACGGCCGTGCTCCTCGGCGACTTCCTCCAGCTCGGCGCGGTCATCCCCAACGGCCTCGATCGCAGCGAAGACCCTGCTGTGCAGCGCTGGCTGCGCCGCGACGTGTTCGCGGTCTGCGGCAACACCTCGGCAGCCGACGCCCGTGCCAACCCCGGCTGCACCACCCTCGCCGTCCAGCACCGGTTCGGGCCGGACGTAATGAAGCTGGCCAACGCGATCGCCTACGACGGCCAGCTCGAGCCCGGACCCGGAGTCCGGGCGCACGCCTCCGACGACCCGGAGATCGTCCTGGTCGA carries:
- a CDS encoding DUF3037 domain-containing protein, whose translation is MSPQRHPFEYAVLRAVPRPERGETLNVGVLVYCRALDYLDTRIHLDPDRLRALDPTADPAAIARALQSVADICSAAPAAGPAARQAMGERFRWLTAPRSTVVQAGPVHTGLTTDPGVEVDRLLHLLVMPVTPRGS
- a CDS encoding HipA family kinase encodes the protein MLRTTTAARYVTPFREGGSLPGLMEAVDLGSYVVKFHGAGQGRKTLVAEVISGCLAQLLGLPVPDLVAVEVDPILARGEPDPEVQDLLRASGGLNLGCDYLPGALDFDPAAFPMDPSLAGQVLWFDALVGNVDRTWRNPNMLYWHGQVYLIDHGATLTFHHHWPGAPAAAARAYDARDHVLIEFDPRVEAADADLAPQVTRELLQEAVAHVPDVWLADEPGFADPDQVRRAYVDQLAGRLEQRAAWLPGLVAAAAATGADRDRTTRPAQNRPSWLTGKVDW
- a CDS encoding SAM-dependent methyltransferase, translating into MNGWQGPQLDAGPQSFWEKLHRNLTATARPPNPRLVEIAESLSPGVALDLGCGGGGDAIWLAGRGWRVTAVDISGTAVARVEAKAGELGLGDQVTGERHDLAHSFPTGTFDLVNAQYFHTPFALDRGRVLASAARALRPGGLLLVVDHGSKAPWSWNQDPDAHYPTPDEVATGLDLEPGQWQVLRADMPQRLATGPGGQRATVTDNLLLIQRREDPAASRPDGGDLSA
- a CDS encoding sensor histidine kinase encodes the protein MNRRALVRRVLLLCAVLLVLSQVVPRLAESIVALAWRWGPECRWYGEFAPAEDGSFFCDEILGRTSLILTLVGGVLLAFLLAAAYPAVRWCLRPILDLADDIGNLGPQNLGYRLRPGSSREELAELGRAIDAMMDRVAVGYEAQRRFAADASHELRTPLAVQRTLIEVGMAGPLTADQRALLSAQLLATNERNERLIEGLLVLAESDRGLVTRSPQRLDRIVAEVLDAHRERAAAAGVTITSRLRPRVVEGEQVLLERLVTNLVQNALKYNRPGGTIAVEVGEAPALVVTNTGDDIPSEDVPGLFEPFRRRSGARIDHSGGAGLGLAIARSITRAHDGVIAAAANEPDGLRVQVSFPT
- a CDS encoding response regulator transcription factor, which encodes MRVLVADDERLLADTVAEGLRGLSMAVDVVYDGEAALERLGVNRYDVAVIDRDMPGQTGDAVCRRIVDSGAATRVLLLTAAAGIRDRVEGLGLGADDYLTKPFAFAELVARVQALHRRAAAALPPVLERDGIVLDEARHTVTRDGQLLSLSPKEFAVLRILLRAGGVVVSAEDLLEQAWDEHADPFTNSVRMTVMTLRRKLGEPEVIHTVPRAGYRLGASGTLGASGA
- a CDS encoding S1 family peptidase, with amino-acid sequence MLRSVRNACVVLLLATALVPVGAQEAAAIAYGEDAPEGAYSYAVLLTMTDLPAADGGSRDSSCSGALVAPRWVITAGHCFRDADGVRVSATVAGRTTATIGRTDLSGDAGREVEVVGVRQGDEASDVALAELAEAVTDIAPLQIGTTAPAAGETLRLTGYGLVVDDAGTRSPTWLQTGQFTVQAVGDTVIETAGVAPRAETSPCPHDSGGPYVRELPNGSAELVAVVSSGPGCPHAGWDFSARVDTLRPWIDDVLAGAEVNDDLVLESSMLLLAAGAALSLLLLLATRRRRQRTSADRQDQQRQDQAGGARPERVGGSDQPEQSKVPGSSIHTRPSRSSLLPPGVHRVKQFVGTGAGGAAGAPVGRRAGLAGGAGAAGPLAGRLGTRQCG
- a CDS encoding class I SAM-dependent methyltransferase, yielding MPDIQEQTEQADERQRWRAGLSDELAFWQSALRGETEYLRSRLTQMLSPEGRRAKFPVRLLAHLRQFAEQTGRPALILDAGAGPFSTLAWASEQRLAEVVAVDPLAEAYAQMLAEYGYEYPVIARTGSGEQLCDLFPEAHFDVVYSRNALDECVSPHEMLRQLVRVLRGGGLLFLEGTVAEGTRQGWVGLHQHDLVPVEDDFLHRGPNIAASSLIRGLPLRRIFGGTGEDGAVVATSWRDSDWYVLIYEKCCDSAGPGAEVALARTGKA
- a CDS encoding DEAD/DEAH box helicase, which translates into the protein MDVRDQRIDSDQIDDLRLAGGSQPGPGEGFSPLEVVQDGRLLRVRVAEFVDLPEAHLWQSRRPESFLVTQLRDGIRAVGDSGLAHELAAGRLTPRPRTIRSVPRLSPVQCEAFTSCLTPGVRLVWGPPGTGKTHVLSEAINALAEAGKRVLLVSATNIAVDNALAGVLRQRSQAPGDLVRVGTPQLAEIASDPLVSLTHLVRDRLAEVDRRREELSRQLVALREDGDRLAAEEEALAGFDPQADARARALIAATDRIPGLAAQAHTAAGQRDACRQALRQSEVVLFGAQAALAQTDDSRAALASIAELQRQVAEAQQAADRVAVQALTANDEAVRLEGAVRELRAGSRLARWRNRHTIARMEAAARDQREVAGRAERTAQERRGLLARFRGDTADQVATLRTRVVFTAAQIDRRLTAVEDARRARATAAQQAAEADACHQDLHETLVAAEAGPQASESDRAAVRHADEADLPGRYQRMLRLREQVAASAPRRVSLEQEYAKAQEEFDRLRRNAERTVISEAKVVATTLARMRLSKVVLDGPYDVVLVDEVGAATVPEVLLAVSRAGTTAVLLGDFLQLGAVIPNGLDRSEDPAVQRWLRRDVFAVCGNTSAADARANPGCTTLAVQHRFGPDVMKLANAIAYDGQLEPGPGVRAHASDDPEIVLVDTDGADDVGLVRATSRTAGWWPVGALLARALADFHHNDGESVGVVTPYRHQAEATLEAFRDQESEHGTPTEVGTAHRFQGREFDVVVFDLVEDHTDRRWMAQARADRPGFPRDGFRLFTVAITRVKSRL